Proteins from a genomic interval of Hornefia porci:
- a CDS encoding phosphoglycerate kinase, translating into MKKTIRDIDVKGKKVIARCDFNVPMQEGRITDDTRIRAALPTIEYLLEHDAALILMSHMGRPKGEPKMEFTLAPVAERLSEYLKKEVKFKSSPTVVDDEVKKMAAELKPGEVMLLENVRFRKEETENDPGFAKELASLAELFVQEAFGTAHRAHASTAGIADYLPAVSGFLIEKEVKFLGSAVEDPKRPFVAIMGGAKVGDKIPVIRNLISRVDTLIIGGGMAYTFYKAMGLEIGTSILDADNVGLAGELMKQAEEAGVKMLLPVDVVCAAAFENDAETVTVDRDKMPADMMGMDIGPKSAELFAEEIGKAATVVWNGPMGVFEMPNFAEGTKKVAEALAASDAITVIGGGDSAAAVEQFGLADKMTHISTGGGASLEFLEGKTLPGIAVIQDK; encoded by the coding sequence ATGAAAAAGACAATACGGGATATCGACGTAAAAGGAAAAAAGGTTATTGCACGCTGTGATTTCAATGTGCCGATGCAGGAGGGCAGAATTACCGACGATACGAGAATACGGGCGGCGCTGCCCACCATCGAGTATCTCCTAGAGCACGATGCTGCCCTGATACTGATGTCCCACATGGGACGGCCGAAGGGAGAGCCGAAGATGGAATTCACCCTTGCGCCGGTCGCGGAGAGATTGTCTGAGTATCTGAAAAAAGAAGTGAAATTCAAATCTTCACCGACCGTCGTCGACGATGAAGTGAAAAAGATGGCAGCGGAGCTGAAGCCCGGAGAAGTAATGCTCCTGGAAAATGTCCGGTTCCGTAAAGAGGAGACGGAGAACGATCCCGGATTCGCGAAGGAGCTGGCATCCCTGGCGGAGCTCTTTGTGCAGGAAGCCTTCGGCACGGCCCACAGAGCGCATGCGTCAACCGCGGGAATCGCAGATTACCTGCCGGCAGTTTCCGGATTCCTGATTGAAAAGGAAGTGAAGTTCCTGGGAAGCGCGGTAGAGGACCCGAAGAGACCCTTTGTGGCCATCATGGGAGGCGCCAAGGTCGGCGACAAAATCCCGGTCATCCGGAACCTGATCAGCCGGGTGGACACTTTAATCATCGGCGGCGGAATGGCGTACACCTTTTACAAGGCGATGGGGCTGGAAATCGGAACCTCCATTCTGGATGCTGACAATGTAGGGCTTGCCGGTGAGCTGATGAAGCAGGCGGAAGAGGCCGGCGTGAAAATGCTCCTGCCGGTGGACGTGGTCTGCGCCGCGGCGTTCGAGAACGACGCGGAAACCGTTACGGTGGATCGCGACAAAATGCCGGCGGATATGATGGGCATGGATATCGGGCCGAAATCGGCGGAGCTTTTCGCGGAGGAGATCGGCAAGGCAGCGACGGTCGTCTGGAACGGACCGATGGGCGTTTTCGAGATGCCGAATTTCGCGGAGGGAACAAAGAAGGTCGCGGAGGCGCTGGCAGCCAGCGACGCGATTACCGTCATCGGCGGAGGCGATTCTGCTGCGGCTGTCGAGCAGTTCGGCCTGGCGGACAAGATGACACATATCTCCACGGGCGGAGGCGCTTCGCTGGAGTTCCTCGAGGGAAAAACACTACCGGGAATTGCTGTGATTCAGGACAAATAA
- the tpiA gene encoding triose-phosphate isomerase: MRIPFIAGNWKMFKTKKEAKEFAEEFRTLYKDTDVRTAICAPFTQLDTLKEAFAGTNIGVGAQNVHFEDEGAFTGEISLPMLKEIGVDYCVIGHSERRQYFNETDETVNLKLKKLLNESDIVPILCVGENLEQREAGREKEIVEGQIRADLAGIAADKVASMVIAYEPIWAIGTGKTATPEQAGEMCAVIRGVIEELYDEDTCDRVIIQYGGSVKPENATEIMNMDEIDGALVGGASLIPQKFMDIINF; this comes from the coding sequence ATGAGAATTCCGTTCATCGCGGGAAACTGGAAGATGTTTAAAACAAAGAAAGAAGCGAAGGAATTCGCGGAAGAATTCAGGACGCTTTATAAGGATACCGACGTGAGAACCGCGATCTGTGCTCCGTTTACCCAACTGGACACGCTGAAGGAGGCTTTTGCCGGTACGAATATCGGAGTCGGCGCGCAGAACGTCCACTTTGAGGATGAAGGGGCGTTCACCGGGGAAATCTCCCTTCCGATGCTGAAGGAGATCGGCGTCGATTACTGCGTAATCGGTCATTCGGAAAGAAGACAGTACTTCAACGAAACGGATGAGACGGTCAACCTGAAACTGAAAAAGCTGCTGAATGAGAGTGACATCGTTCCTATCCTTTGTGTCGGCGAAAATCTCGAGCAGAGAGAGGCCGGCAGAGAAAAGGAAATCGTGGAGGGACAGATCCGGGCGGATCTCGCCGGTATCGCTGCGGATAAGGTCGCATCCATGGTCATCGCGTATGAACCGATCTGGGCGATCGGAACCGGAAAGACCGCGACGCCGGAGCAGGCGGGAGAGATGTGCGCGGTGATCCGCGGCGTCATCGAGGAACTGTACGACGAGGATACCTGCGACCGGGTCATCATTCAGTACGGAGGAAGTGTCAAGCCGGAGAACGCGACGGAAATCATGAACATGGACGAGATCGACGGAGCTCTCGTGGGAGGCGCCAGCCTGATTCCTCAGAAGTTTATGGATATCATCAATTTCTGA
- the secG gene encoding preprotein translocase subunit SecG, translating to MYIAMMVVLAIVSVILILSVLLQEGNSDGLSGSIAGGAEQLFGKKRGRGYQGILNKITIVMSVVFIVLSLALVTLGK from the coding sequence ATGTACATTGCTATGATGGTCGTTCTTGCGATCGTAAGTGTGATCCTGATTCTGAGCGTATTGCTTCAGGAGGGGAACAGTGACGGGCTGTCCGGTTCTATTGCGGGCGGCGCGGAGCAGCTTTTCGGCAAGAAGAGAGGCCGCGGATATCAGGGAATTCTGAACAAGATTACCATCGTGATGTCCGTCGTGTTCATCGTACTTTCGCTGGCGCTTGTGACGCTTGGAAAATAG